Within the Oncorhynchus kisutch isolate 150728-3 linkage group LG13, Okis_V2, whole genome shotgun sequence genome, the region ACAAGCTGATAGAAAATATATTTCCTGAATCCTGACCAAGGTAGAATTACTGTAGCCATATCACTGCTAAGGGGAAAGCTTCATTTCCGCTCCATTGGCCTCCAGCTTTACCTTTGACCTGGGTACGTCCGTTAGGAAACTAATTTAGAGGGGAAAAAGGACCCAAAACAAAAATTGTTTGTCAGATAGGAAGGCCTGTGTTTAGTTTGGGAACATGGCTAACAATGTCCTGACCGGGCCAGACGCACACAGATTATGTTCTGATCTAGCTTCTGAAACTGCATTACAATGGAAAATGAGTGGTGCTTTATCAAGAAAAGACAAACAATTTATTTAAAAATAGGAGTAATCATGTATATTCGTCATGTCTAGTATCGAGAAGGAACACTAAAACAAACACATGTACAACAACATATAACAAATAATACAGAAAACATTTCACTTTCCATTGGTAGAAATACAACATTACTTCAAATAATGTATCTTTTGTGAGCTAATGTAAAATGTCTGAAGCAGATATTGGTCCGTATTTAATCCTCCAACATTGGGTCCAACGCTAGTAAGTGTGTCATGAGCACAAGCGCTGAGACTTAAACCTGAGAACTGTTGTGATTGGAAAGAACGGCATCGTTGACATTTCAGAACTAAGCCATCTCAACTATTCTGGGACTTCAATTTTCTAGTCCTGCGAGCGTTCACTTAATACAACTCCCCAGATGTAGGAGGATGAAGTCAAATGGGGACCACATCTTCAAATAAAATGGGAGGGaataacaaaaacaaattttTTGAAAACAATCTTCATCAAGTGCATACTGATTACCCTAATGTTCCTTTGGAAAGGTCCTTATCGCGATTGCCGAGATTGCttatctctccctttcctctctttgGCAGAATTGCTACAGTACAGACCAGAGAGGTTTCTGTgacagagaagagagcgagagagacagcagatCCTGGAGAACACAGCACTCATTACAACTCTCTGCTGCAGCTCCTCACAGGTATACACTGTCACTGAGAATACTAAATGAGGCCACAGCGCAGTCTCCTAGACAGGCTCAGCCATACAAAAAAACACAGATTGGCCTAGAAAAGAAAATAACATCCATTATGTGCAGGGTAGTACTATATAACAAACTAAACAACAATCTAAATGGTTCATTAAAAAACAACTTCACTCCCAAATAGGACGTGCACCAAGCAAAGATgtgatctcaatcccattaaaTGGAGGCTGGGGTGTTGGAATGGATTAGCTGTAGGTAGGCTATTATTGGCCTGGAGTGGGGGAATAATTAATAGAATAATGGAAGGTACAATCCGGTATTGTTTTAGTCTCTGCTCTAATCCATAATACTATGTTACGTGACGAAACAGCCTGGGCCTCACCAACAAAGGCAACCTACTTCCCTTTCCCATATCCTCCAGTCATTAACATGACTGTATATGGAGTCGGTCTCGGCTGCACAGAAATCAAAGTGTTTGCTGGGTAGGGGTTTCGGTTCAGCTCAGATGAAGTTAAAGAGCTGACGAGTCAGCAGCTCGTGACAATTAGGTTGCACAGCACAATCAACTTCCTCCATGTTTATAGCCCCCATGACCCAAATTATACGCTCTTTGGTGTGATTGTAATAAAAACAGGTAATTAGGACCAAAGCAGGCAAAAGGTATTTTGATCCAAACAAAGTGTAGACTTACTTAGGATATGGAGTGTAAATGTGATGCTGAAACTGGATTATTGGTCTGTTACGTGAATTATTGCAAAACAATTAGTGCCGTTTTAACCTCAAGTGGCACTCCTGTCTAACAACAGAGTCCCTTATGGTTGTCCTGAAGTAGGTTAACATCTACCATTGTCCTCTTCACTCTAAAAGCATTTCAGCCCATTCAATTGACTACTCGTACATATGATCTTCAGGCTGTGGTCGGGAGTTCTTCCAGGGGACAGACAGccattggagaaaaaaaagacaattgCAAGGCATTGGTGAAGTCCTATGACTGGAAATGATTGACAAAAGCTTGTAATATACATTCACTGAAGAGGTCCATGTTGTTCCTTTAAATAAAGAGGCGTAGAAGAAACTTTGGACTAACTAGCCTGGAACATCCTTCAGTGTTGTACAGTAATGTCGGAGGGGCAAAATGTCAAATGTCCACTATGCATAATATTTGtctatgaaataaaataaaaaaagccaAGGCGGCAACCATGTGGTGAATGTCACACCACCAGGTAAGGCCTCAAAGGTCAAAGGGAAGGGGTCAAAAGgtcctgtggggggggggggggggggggttaaaggtTGCCCTCGTCCAGCATCTTATTGACACCATCGCAAATCCTCTGCAGGTGGTTGCGGTACACCTCAGAGGGGCCGTAGAGAGCTGCCAGGAAGTCACAGTCTGCGAATTGGTTGAACACGTGGTTGACCCGCGAGTGGCTCTTGGCTGTTAGGTGGCGGTTGATGGCCTGGTGCAGCAGCTCACGGCACTCATTCAGGATGGCGCTCATCACACGCCGGTCGAATGTGAACTCGATTTGGTGGAAGCTGACAGCTGTCATGGCCAGTGTGTGGACCTTCTTCCTGGAAAGAAGACGGTGGCCATTGTTGTTATGCATGATGGCTTAGGTACAGTAGATGGCAAAGGACATCCCATTTCTCAGAAGGCcacagttttttttctctcagcCCAACACTATTGTTTTCATTAGGGCTGGAATAAAAACCTGTGCAAATTACAGCCCTCAACAACCAGGGTTGGCAACCCTAATCAAAGACTATTATACTTCTATTAAAAGATGCACTCCAGGATCTTAAGCATAACAAATGTGTAACatagtacacaactggatgacttagtacacaatttgatgacgtagtacacaaaacaaaaacagggacCCCTTTCGCCTCATGAGCACCACTTTCAAAATCACTGGCTGAAATTATGCAACAGTTTGAGAGTTTATCTACAGACATAATTACTAAATACATCAATCATAAATCAACCTGAAGCCCTCGACCAGCACCAGTTCCTCCCCGCTGAATTGGTTGTTGCGGTAGAGGACACCCAGCTTCACCACCATCTTGATGAGGTTCTTGATGATCTTCTGGGCCTCCTTGCGGTTGCGTGTGTACTCCTTGGTGACTCGGTAGAGCTCGTCCAGCACCTCGCTGCTGGTGTCATCAATGAACAGGTTGGCCACGCTCTTGGTTGCCATCTTGCTCATCAGCTTCTTCTGGGCCTGAAGGGCCAGGCTCTTAGTACTGAAGGAGTCCATGATGACgtctggagagagagtgagagagaggtcatACAGATGGACACTCACTAGGTTACCCAGGTTTATTCGGCCAAAGCAATGTCGCAAAAATGTCTTTGCGACATGTGTAATGGAGAAATTTTCCAAAGATCGACATTTTTATCTGTTAGACTGTGGTGGATTTTTCTTGTCAAACATTCTTTATTGCGAAAATAATGATGGAAACTGTCATATATAATAATTGGCGAATAATTTTGAAGGTACGCGGGGGCACATGGTGTCATCACGTAACTAGAAaagctccactcccacatttcaTTCTAAATGCCTAAATCTGTTTTTTCCACTATAACaattatgttttttttgcagGAACAAGAATGGTCCCGACTTTCAAGAATGCCTGAATTGATTCGCCTTACTTTTATGGTTGGCTGGCAAGcttcaccatccaattatttcagCTCTACAGGAGTGCAAGTATGACCATGTCACGGACCGCGGCGATTCGTTGGCACATGATAATTATTTGAATATGGCAAATATTATTCCATTAttgcattctatccatgctgGCTTTCGCGggatacctgagacatgaaacagataggtgggatggCATACACACTGTCTACAATTTATTATTGCGCAATTTGCCTAAATTGGTAATGAAACACTTCAACCACTTACATTTTTATTCTACACTGTAGATTTTTAGAGAAAAggtgtattttttttctttcgGTGTGACATCATGTCCAGCTGTTTTTTAATCAACACAAGATAGTTCAAAGGAAACGTACCGTAGCAGGCAATTGTCACATCTATTTTCAATGCCAACTTTTTAAATGTCTACAAAAAACAAAAATCACTGGGCAAGTTAATGGAGACATACTGAAACCCGAGGGTGGATTTTCTTCACTTTGAATGACATACGTAGAGGAAATAACAGATGTTTATCTGGGATGCATTCATGACAAGATATGGGAAACATCTTTGCCTTTTGCATTTTTG harbors:
- the LOC109902415 gene encoding tumor necrosis factor alpha-induced protein 8-like protein 1, which translates into the protein MDSFSTKSLALQAQKKLMSKMATKSVANLFIDDTSSEVLDELYRVTKEYTRNRKEAQKIIKNLIKMVVKLGVLYRNNQFSGEELVLVEGFRKKVHTLAMTAVSFHQIEFTFDRRVMSAILNECRELLHQAINRHLTAKSHSRVNHVFNQFADCDFLAALYGPSEVYRNHLQRICDGVNKMLDEGNL